In the genome of Deinococcus deserti VCD115, one region contains:
- a CDS encoding Cof-type HAD-IIB family hydrolase: MPIRLIATDLDGTLLRRDLSVSPRTRRTLDCARAAGLHVVPVTARQPRGVRRIAEAAGFNGWALCGNGAHGVHLHTGEVLFEAHVQQDVQRAVAQALLVQVPEVLFVSVRNGGEVFVAQEGYADLAHFEDHKRDPAEMGTFSLQDVLEQPSLKFIVRHPSLSPRELLAHVQALKLPGFAVTHSGAPFLEVLAEGVSKAWGLERLCAHLGVRRDEVLAFGDAPNDAEMLAWAGRGVAMANAEPEAAEAAGEHTLSNEDDGVAVVIEALLGMSSQGELARASS; this comes from the coding sequence ATGCCCATCCGCCTGATCGCCACTGACCTGGACGGCACATTGCTGCGCCGCGACCTGAGTGTCAGCCCACGTACGCGCCGGACGCTGGACTGTGCGCGGGCCGCCGGGCTGCATGTGGTGCCGGTCACTGCCCGGCAGCCCCGGGGAGTCCGCCGCATCGCCGAAGCTGCCGGCTTTAATGGCTGGGCACTGTGTGGCAACGGCGCGCACGGAGTTCACCTGCACACCGGCGAAGTGCTGTTCGAGGCGCATGTACAGCAGGACGTACAAAGGGCGGTGGCACAGGCGCTTCTTGTCCAGGTCCCTGAGGTCCTGTTTGTCAGTGTGCGCAATGGTGGCGAGGTCTTTGTGGCTCAGGAGGGCTATGCCGACCTCGCGCACTTCGAGGACCACAAGCGTGATCCTGCTGAGATGGGCACCTTTTCGCTTCAGGACGTGCTGGAGCAGCCCAGCCTGAAGTTCATCGTGCGCCACCCCTCCCTGAGCCCCCGCGAACTGCTCGCGCACGTGCAGGCGTTGAAACTCCCAGGCTTCGCCGTTACCCACAGCGGCGCCCCATTTCTGGAGGTTCTGGCTGAGGGCGTCAGCAAGGCCTGGGGCCTGGAACGGCTCTGCGCCCATCTTGGTGTGCGGCGCGATGAAGTCCTGGCCTTTGGAGACGCACCCAACGACGCTGAAATGCTGGCCTGGGCGGGTCGCGGCGTGGCTATGGCCAACGCAGAGCCGGAAGCCGCGGAGGCCGCCGGGGAACACACCCTCTCAAACGAGGACGACGGGGTGGCCGTGGTGATCGAAGCGTTGCTTGGTATGTCCTCTCAGGGTGAACTGGCCCGGGCCAGTTCCTGA